In one window of Brachionichthys hirsutus isolate HB-005 unplaced genomic scaffold, CSIRO-AGI_Bhir_v1 contig_916, whole genome shotgun sequence DNA:
- the LOC137912841 gene encoding nuclear receptor subfamily 4 group A member 2-like, producing MPCVQAQYGSSPQGASPASQSYSYHTAGEYSCDFLTPEFVKFSMDLTNTEITATTSLPSFSTFMDNYNTSYDVKPPCLYQMPHSGDQSSIKVEDVQMHSYHQQSHLPPQSEEMMAHSGPMYFKPASPHAPSTPNFQVQPNHMWEDPGSLHSFHQNYVAATSHMMDQRKNPVSRLSLFSFKQSPPGTPVSSCQMRFDGPLHVSMSHDSPGMHRGLDGQSFAVPSALRKQAGLAFPHSLQLGHGHPLGDSQVPSPPCRGSPSNEGLCAVCGDNAACQHYGVRTCEGCKGFFKRTVQKNAKYVCLANKNCPVDKRRRNRCQFCRFQKCMVVGMVREVVRTDNLKGRRGRLPSKPKSPQEPSPPSPPVSLISALVRAHVDSNPSMSALDYSRVSKFQANPDYQMAGDNTQHIQQFYDLLTGSMEIIRGWAEKIPGFSELPKQDQDLLFESAFLELFVLRLSYRSNPVEGKLIFCNGVVLHRLQCVRGFGEWVDSIIEFSSNLQSMNIDISAFSCIAALAMVTERHGLKEPKRVEDLQNKIVNCLKDQVTFNGGGLNRPNYLSKLLGKLPELRTLCTQGLQRIFYLKLEDLVPPPAIIDKLFLDTLPF from the exons ATGCCCTGCGTTCAGGCTCAGTATGGATCATCACCTCAAGGAGCGAGTCCTGCTTCTCAGAGCTACAGCTACCACACCGCCGGAGAATACAGCTGCGACTTCTTAACGCCCGAGTTTGTGAAGTTTAGCATGGACTTGACCAACACCGAAATCACCGCCACTACTTCTCTCCCAAGTTTTAGTACCTTCATGGACAACTATAACACGAGTTACGACGTTAAACCGCCCTGCCTGTATCAGATGCCCCACTCGGGGGATCAGTCCTCTATCAAGGTGGAGGACGTCCAGATGCACAGCTACCACCAGCAGAGCCACCTGCCGCCCCAGTCGGAGGAAATGATGGCTCACTCGGGGCCCATGTACTTCAAACCCGCCTCGCCCCATGCGCCGAGCACACCGAACTTCCAGGTCCAGCCCAATCACATGTGGGAGGACCCTGGATCCCTGCACAGTTTCCACCAGAACTATGTTGCGGCCACTTCTCACATGATGGACCAGCGCAAGAATCCGGTGTCGAGACTTTCGCTCTTCTCATTCAAGCAGTCGCCGCCCGGCACTCCTGTTTCCAGCTGTCAGATGCGCTTCGACGGGCCGCTGCACGTCTCCATGAGCCACGACAGCCCGGGGATGCACCGCGGCCTGGACGGCCAGAGCTTCGCGGTGCCCAGCGCCCTCCGGAAGCAGGCGGGTCTGGCCTTCCCTCACTCGCTGCAGCTCGGCCACGGACACCCGCTGGGAGACAGCCAAGTGCCGTCGCCCCCGTGCCGAGGATCTCCGTCAAACGAGGGTCTGTGCGCGGTCTGTGGGGACAACGCAGCCTGTCAGCATTATGGAGTTCGAACCTGCGAGGGCTGCAAAGGATTTTTCAAG CGCACCGTTCAGAAAAATGCGAAATATGTTTGTTTAGCAAATAAAAACTGTCCTGTTGACAAACGCCGAAGGAATCGTTGCCAGTTCTGTCGTTTCCAGAAGTGCATGGTCGTCGGAATGGTGAGGGAAG TTGTCCGGACGGATAACCTTAAAGGTCGGAGAGGACGCCTGCCATCCAAACCCAAAAGTCCCCAGGAGCCCTCGCCACCCTCGCCGCCAGTGAGCCTCATCAGCGCACTTGTTCGGGCCCATGTGGACTCCAACCCCTCCATGTCTGCTCTGGACTACTCCAGGGTCAGTAAG TTCCAGGCTAACCCTGACTACCAAATGGCTGGAGACAACACGCAACACATCCAGCAGTTCTATGATCTCCTGACGGGCTCCATGGAGATCATCCGCGGATGGGCGGAGAAGATCCCTGGTTTTTCTGAGCTGCCAAAGCAAGATCAAGATCTCCTCTTTGAATCTGCTTTCCTTGAACTGTTTGTCCTGCGGCTCTCATACAG ATCCAACCCAGTTGAAGGCAAGCTTATTTTTTGTAACGGAGTAGTGCTGCACAGGCTACAGTGTGTCCGTGGATTTGGAGAGTGGGTAGACTCTATCATTGAGTTTTCTTCCAACTTGCAGAGCATGAACATAGACATCTCAGCTTTCTCCTGCATCGCAGCTCTCGCCATGGTAACAG AGCGACACGGGCTTAAAGAGCCTAAAAGAGTCGAAGATCTCCAAAACAAGATAGTGAACTGCCTCAAAGATCAAGTTACGTTCAATGGTGGCGGATTGAATCGTCCCAACTACTTGTCAAAACTCTTGGGAAAGCTCCCTGAACTGCGCACACTATGTACTCAAGGTCTGCAGCGTATCTTTTACTTAAAACTAGAAGATTTAGTTCCTCCGCCGGCAATCATTGACAAACTTTTCCTCGACACCCTACCTTTCTGA